One region of Salvia miltiorrhiza cultivar Shanhuang (shh) chromosome 3, IMPLAD_Smil_shh, whole genome shotgun sequence genomic DNA includes:
- the LOC131015337 gene encoding protein EARLY FLOWERING 3 — MKRGNDEEKIMGPMFPRLHVNDTEKGGPRAPPRNKMALYEQLSIPSQRFSHSVLTRNLSNSTASFVPPSSQGGGNDRGMFFARQLHPIHPSEMQYSQYSELSPPLAQGEQRKKMDEDDYTVPIFIQPVPAEFNKYSNGMCQQKFSPSNPPYFHSSSKFQKANETGMFDHSVGQEEGSKKGENSNESVAGQKQTVSSISHEPGSRLRTDDRGQQELCAESRLSGDSLNTEGTDMAAGAKTNSPDSEEASLLGDDNIIHDLSDDTGSHEDESCRPPLSGSLQRGDSVSVSSILDTESALDITPDNIVGILGQKHFWKARRAIMNQQRVFAVQLFELHRLIKVQKMIAAWPHLMLEDSGIFDKPTKPIIGKKRPLDSAVNAASNASKAKGNSDNPSHKKERSAENTLEKVPYSAAQNGVPPSSCRPSADSAPSPPAVTSNDHNNVPPSSCRPSADSAPSPPAVTSNDHNNAQVPRFNHPEGHQWLIPVMSPSEGLVYKPYPAPGFSGQGCGGSGPPRPNPMTGNFLAPVFGVPTPMPQYPFPPYAPHGYFPPYGMPMMSTAAFSGSSMEQMNPHSVPGHFSARESASAASTQNYGPVPDGLDRRAAEEIEVQGSSSSSPSESQPPSTKVNSSVGGANILPILPTPSRAIDASKSSPRVRAPRVIKVVPRNGVSASESAARIFRSIQQERMQYDSV; from the exons TAGCATCCCTTCACAGAGATTCAGTCATTCCGTGCTGACCCGTAACCTGAGTAATAGCACTGCCAGTTTTGTGCCTCCGTCGAGCCAG GGTGGTGGAAATGACAGGGGTATGTTTTTTGCTCGGCAGCTGCATCCTATACACCCATCTGAGATGCAATACAGCCAGTATTCTGAATTAAGCCCTCCACTGGCACAGGGGGAGCAAAGGAAGAAAATGGATGAAGACGACTATACAGTTCCTATTTTCATCCAGCCCGTACCTGCAGAATTCAATAAATATAGCAATGGCATGTGCCAGCAGAAGTTTTCACCCTCCAATCCTCCTTATTTCCATTCTTCGTCGAAGTTCCAAAAGGCCAATGAAACAGGCATGTTTGACCATAGCGTTGGACAAGAAGAGGGAAGCAAGAAGGGAGAAAATTCAAATGAGTCTGTGGCTGGCCAGAAACAAACTGTTTCCTCGATTAGTCACGAACCAGGATCCAGATTAAGGACTGATGATAGGGGACAGCAAGAGCTCTGTGCTGAGTCACGGCTTTCCGGCGATAGTCTGAATACTGAGGGGACTGACATGGCAGCGGGAGCAAAAACAAATTCACCTGATTCAGAGGAAGCTTCACTGTTAGGAGATGACAATATCATCCATGATCTTAGTGATGACACGGGGTCTCATGAAGATGAGTCTTGTAGGCCTCCGCTATCAGGGAGCTTGCAGAGGGGCGACAGTGTTTCTGTGTCATCCATTTTGGATACAGAATCTGCTCTGGATATAACACCTGACAATATTGTAGGTATATTAGGCCAGAAACATTTCTGGAAAGCAAGAAGAGCTATCATGAA TCAGCAAAGAGTTTTTGCAGTTCAATTATTTGAGTTGCATAGATTGATAAAG GTTCAGAAAATGATTGCTGCATGGCCACATCTTATGCTCGAGGACTCGGGTATCTTCGACAAACCTACAAAACCGATAATCGGGAAGAAACGGCCTCTTGATTCTGCTGTGAATGCAGCTTCAAATGCTTCCAAGGCAAAAGGCAATTCAGATAATCCAAGTCACAAGAAAGAACGCTCTGCTGAAAACACACTTGAGAAAGTGCCCTATTCTGCAGCTCAAAACGGGGTTCCGCCTTCGAGCTGCAGGCCTTCTGCCGACAGCGCTCCATCACCGCCTGCTGTCACAAGCAACGACCATAACAATGTTCCGCCTTCGAGCTGCAGGCCGTCTGCTGACAGCGCTCCATCACCGCCCGCTGTCACAAGCAACGACCATAACAATGCTCAAGTGCCGCGTTTCAATCATCCGGAGGGGCACCAGTGGCTGATTCCTGTGATGTCTCCTTCAGAAGGACTAGTATACAAGCCGTATCCAGCACCCGGATTTTCCGGCCAAGGCTGCGGGGGCTCCGGCCCCCCCAGGCCAAATCCGATGACGGGTAACTTCTTAGCTCCGGTATTTGGGGTCCCAACTCCAATGCCCCAATACCCGTTTCCTCCGTATGCGCCTCACGGTTACTTCCCTCCTTACGGCATGCCGATGATGAGCACAGCAGCCTTCTCTGGTTCATCCATGGAGCAAATGAATCCTCATTCTGTACCCGGTCATTTCTCAGCCCGGGAATCCGCCTCCGCTGCGTCAACACAGAATTACGGGCCCGTTCCAGACGGGCTGGACCGACGTGCAGCTGAGGAGATCGAAGTGCAAGGGAGCAGTTCAAGCAGCCCAAGTGAGAGTCAACCGCCGAGTACTAAGGTGAACAGCAGTGTGGGAGGAGCAAACATTCTTCCGATCCTCCCTACGCCATCTAGGGCTATCGATGCCTCCAAGTCGAGCCCTCGGGTTCGTGCCCCTCGGGTGATCAAGGTCGTGCCCCGCAACGGTGTATCGGCGTCGGAATCTGCTGCACGAATTTTCCGATCCATTCAACAAGAAAGAATGCAGTATGATTCAGTGTGA